TCGTTGGCGTAGTCGCCCGGGTCGATGAGCGAGAGGTAGTACGGGGTCACGGACATGGGAAAGCGGGCCAGGGTCTCCTCGAAGGCCGCCCTGTCCCCGGCCTCGAACCTGACGCCCAGGGCGCGCTCGAAGCCCTCCACGGTCTTCACGCAATGGCGGATGTGCCATCGCCAGTCGGTCCAGTCGGCGGTCCCCGTCTTCGTGCGGATGAGCCTGGCCACTTCCTTGCTGCGGTCGTCGAAAAGAGTCAAAGGCAACTCCTTGGTTGATGTCAGAGTATCCGGCCGAGGAACCGGCGCGTGCGCGCCTGCCTCGGCGCAGCGAACAGCCTGTCCGGCCGGTCCTGCTCCAGTATCTCGCCCTGGTCCATGAAGGCCACGCTGTCCGCCGCCTCGCGGGCGAGGCCCATCTCGTGGGTGACGACGGACAGGGCGGCCGCACAGGCCGCGACGCGGGTGAGGACGTTCATGGTGCTCCCGTGTCTTGAATGTGTGCAATTCGTTTCGCGCGCATCGTGCCTGTCGCTGGTGCCGTAGCATCGCAGGGCGACAGGGCAGCGTTTCTGCACGATGTTTCGGGATTTCGGCTCTTCTTCGGCAGGCCGCGTGCCTGCGCAGCGCCTGCGCGGCATGCCTGGACTGGATTTCATGAGTCGGCATGCGGCGACGTTGCGAAGCTTCGAGACGGCCTTGCTGTGTCGTTGCAGTATGCGCGGCCGGGGGGCCGGAGACAAGGGGGGCTATCGGGGATGTCTCGGGTATGGGGGCATACCCGATACTCAGGACAGGGAGGCCTTGGTCCGCAGGTAGGCGAAGAGCGAGCTCTCCCTGCCGCGCAGGCCGAGCTTCTTGCGGATGTTCTTGCGGTGCGTCTGCACGGTCTCGAAGGAGACCTGCAGGAGCTCGGCGATCTCCTTGCCGCTGCGGCCGAGCTGGACGAGGCGGCAGACCTCCATCTCGCGCGGGGAGAGGCGCAGGAGGTCCGCGTCCAGGGTCTGCGGGCCGCCCTCGATCAGTCCGGCGAGCTGCTCCTCGATCACGCTGCGGTATCCCTCGCGCACCTCGGGCTCGTCGGTCCTGGCGATGCGCTCGAGCGCGGGCAGCATCCGCTTGCGCACCTGGCTGCCGAGCCTGTTGCGCAGCTCCTGGCCCTCGGTCTCCACGGCGCGCATGACCTGGCGCAGGGCGATGCCCATCTCCTCCACCTCGGCCTCGCGGTCGCGCAGCCCTTCCTCCAGCTCCCGCGTGAGGCTCTGGTCGTGCAGGATGAGCAGGAAGAGGCTCGAGTCCGAGAAGGCCACCTTGCGCAGCGCGGCCTCGGCCGGGAAGGCCTCTCCCCGGCAGTCCAGGGCCTCCACCGCGCCGCTCCACAGCCCGTCCG
This genomic stretch from Desulfovibrio sp. X2 harbors:
- a CDS encoding ABC transporter-like protein yields the protein MNVLTRVAACAAALSVVTHEMGLAREAADSVAFMDQGEILEQDRPDRLFAAPRQARTRRFLGRIL
- a CDS encoding LuxR C-terminal-related transcriptional regulator — translated: MTEDTSPLSPPCAPGDVVEQWQDLVLHCDAAGTVAESAGDALDHLPDSARAGQPFWEALRLGTGSLAATLRRFAPLRVHEVLCRGGRSFLLRVIPLPEKSGFVVVATDNRPLTALHETWEERLGQGITALSDSITLFNSFFDTARDAVLLVDEEGVVLAGNAAAVGRFAAPGRRMVGRSHARLLAPRSRVPVRRAMHGLGPDGLWSGAVEALDCRGEAFPAEAALRKVAFSDSSLFLLILHDQSLTRELEEGLRDREAEVEEMGIALRQVMRAVETEGQELRNRLGSQVRKRMLPALERIARTDEPEVREGYRSVIEEQLAGLIEGGPQTLDADLLRLSPREMEVCRLVQLGRSGKEIAELLQVSFETVQTHRKNIRKKLGLRGRESSLFAYLRTKASLS